From the Limnochordia bacterium genome, the window GTGGACTATGATGTATTAGTGATAGGAGCTGGAGCTGCAGGTTATGTGGCTGCTTTGCATGCTGCAAATAACGGACTTAAGACTGTCCTTGTTGAAGAGGACGTAGTGGGTGGGACTTGCCTGAATGCGGGTTGTATTCCGACGAAAGCATTGGTTAGTACATGTCAGATTCTGCAGACCATAGAGCGCAGCAAGGACTTCGGTATTCGGGTTGTTGATGTAGAGATTGATTATGAAAGGGTAGTAAAACGTAAGGACCAAGCGGTGACCCGATTGCGAAAAGGCATTGAGTTTCTGTTTAGAAAGCACAAGCTTAACGTACTGCAAGGTCACGCCACATTGCTTGACCCACATACGGTGCAAGTGACCAACACTCAGGTTGAGGAGTTGACCAGTAAGAACATCATCGTTGCCACTGGCTCCCGGCCGGTGTCCCTTTTTGGATTAGAGTTTGGTGATCGGGTTATCTCCAGTAAGGAAGCACTAGAACTACGACAGATTCCCGAGAAGCTTTTGGTGATCGGTGGGGGTGTGATTGGTTGTGAATTGGGCTATATTTTCAATACCCTTGGTTCCTCGGTAAGCATTGTTGAGGCGGCAAGCCAGTTAATCCCCGGGGAAGATGCCCAGGTTAGCACTTTGTTGCTGAGAAGTCTTAAGAAGCAGGGGATCGTGATCCATACCAATACTCTAGTCAGTAACCTTAACATCACCGATGAAGGGGTTATTGCCCAGCTCCCCGAGGGAGATGTTATCCAGGCTGATCAGGTCCTTATTTCCGTCGGTCGTCGGCCCTACTACGGTGATCTGGGTTTAGAGCAGATCGGTGTGGAAATGGAAAAGCGCGGTGGCATCAAGGTTGATGAGAATATGAAAACCAACATTGATGGAATCTATGCCATTGGTGATGTAACGGGCAAATGGCAACTGGCCCATGTTGCTTCTGCAGAGGGACTGGCGGCGGTTAATGCCATCTTAGGAAAACCATCCCCAGTCAACTATGGGGTTATTCCCCGGGGTATTTTTACCAGTCCTGAGATTGGTGCGGTGGGGATCAACCTAGAACAGGCTAAGGCCCAAGGACTTGACTGTGCCGAATCGGTCTTTTCCCTGGTGGCTAATGGACGTGCCGTAGCCGGTGGTGAAACAGAAGGATTTGTGAAAGTGGTCTATCAAGTAGGTACGGGAGAGATTCTAGGGATGCATATTATTGGTGCCCATGCCACGGAGTTAGTTGCCGAAGGGGCTTTAGCAATGGAATTAGGGGCAACGGTTGCCGACGTTGCTAAGACCATTCATGCTCATCCTACCTTTGCAGAGAGCATTCAGGAGGCAGCTCGGGGTGCAGCTGGTATCGGGTTCTAAAACATAAGAAGGTGAATTGTGTGCTTAGTAGTATTGTTTGGCCCCGAGAGGATGAGGCCCGTGCTCTTTTAGCACAGTTGATTGCCATTCCCAGCGTCAATCCGCTTTATGCGGCGGATTGTTCTGAGGAAAGGTTAGTTTTCTTTATTACGGACTATATGAGGACATTGGATATACCTACGAAACTAGAGTATTTTGCCCCTAATAGGCCTAACGGTCTTGGTTACGTTGCCGGTAGTGTGGGAAAGAAGACATTGCTTTGGGATGCCCACACCGATACGGTCCAGGCCGAGGGGATGAAGGGCGATCCATTTAGGGCTGAGTACAAGGACGGATGCATCTACGGCCGGGGAGCCTGCGATGATAAGGCTTCCATCGCGGCCATGCTCTTGGCCCTTAGGACCCTGCGGACCAATGGGCTTGTGCCAAGGTCAAACCTGCTTCTTAGCTTCAGCGGAGATGAAGAGGGTGGCTTTCGAGGAGTAAAACACCTTGTAGCAGGCGGGATTAAGGCTGATGCTGCTATAGTGGGAGAACCCACAAAACTAGAAGTTGTTATTGCCCACAAGGCCTCGCTACGCTGGCAATTGGTGGTGGAAGGGAAGGCGGCCCATAGTTCCCAGGTTCACAAGGGGGTTAATGCTATTTTCCACATGAGTCGGGTGGTGCAACATATTGAAGAACAGCTGATACCCCTATGCAGTAGCAAGGTCCATCCTCAGGTTGGTAGTCCTACCCTTTGTGTGACGATGATTAGAGGCGGCGAAGGGAGAAATACGGTGCCAGCACGTTGTGTGATCGACATCGATCGACGTCTAATTCCGGGCGAGGAGCCAGATCAGGTCCTGGCAGATTTTGCCCAGACCCTAACTACACTAGAGGATGTTTCCTTCACGATG encodes:
- a CDS encoding M20 family metallopeptidase — translated: MLSSIVWPREDEARALLAQLIAIPSVNPLYAADCSEERLVFFITDYMRTLDIPTKLEYFAPNRPNGLGYVAGSVGKKTLLWDAHTDTVQAEGMKGDPFRAEYKDGCIYGRGACDDKASIAAMLLALRTLRTNGLVPRSNLLLSFSGDEEGGFRGVKHLVAGGIKADAAIVGEPTKLEVVIAHKASLRWQLVVEGKAAHSSQVHKGVNAIFHMSRVVQHIEEQLIPLCSSKVHPQVGSPTLCVTMIRGGEGRNTVPARCVIDIDRRLIPGEEPDQVLADFAQTLTTLEDVSFTMEKPYHVDLPMETSKDAPIVKCMKESFLACGITPKLAGADFGTNASKFTGVPGVVFGPGSIEYAHSADEHVEVAQVLKAAQILTMAALKFE
- the lpdA gene encoding dihydrolipoyl dehydrogenase, yielding MDYDVLVIGAGAAGYVAALHAANNGLKTVLVEEDVVGGTCLNAGCIPTKALVSTCQILQTIERSKDFGIRVVDVEIDYERVVKRKDQAVTRLRKGIEFLFRKHKLNVLQGHATLLDPHTVQVTNTQVEELTSKNIIVATGSRPVSLFGLEFGDRVISSKEALELRQIPEKLLVIGGGVIGCELGYIFNTLGSSVSIVEAASQLIPGEDAQVSTLLLRSLKKQGIVIHTNTLVSNLNITDEGVIAQLPEGDVIQADQVLISVGRRPYYGDLGLEQIGVEMEKRGGIKVDENMKTNIDGIYAIGDVTGKWQLAHVASAEGLAAVNAILGKPSPVNYGVIPRGIFTSPEIGAVGINLEQAKAQGLDCAESVFSLVANGRAVAGGETEGFVKVVYQVGTGEILGMHIIGAHATELVAEGALAMELGATVADVAKTIHAHPTFAESIQEAARGAAGIGF